One Chryseobacterium sp. StRB126 genomic region harbors:
- a CDS encoding DUF3887 domain-containing protein — translation MKKLLTLFFTASTLLFFSQDRKEIGDTFIKALLVDKNAEKAHSYFDPSVAGQIPVDQLKAIPDQLQSQVGGLKNILEVNNEGNTYYYYSEFEKTKLDIQITFGENNKLMGFFLVPHKTFEKPDEKTTLKIKSDGIELNGTLLLPPSNNKKKLVIFVHGSGAHDRDETIGENKPFKDIAEYLLANGIASYRYDKRTYSYPETFNEKSTVEEETVNDAVNAALYFKNNADYKGYQIIILGHSQGAYMMPKIAEKAQVSKYVFMAGNARPLQDLLVEQYDYLHAIDPAKVPAEAVQEVKKQVSFLNSPKFNVSSPSSELPLGQSAPYWKYLKDYNQLNEVKKVKAPMFFAQGGRDYQVTEKDFSLWKETLKNDKTAVFRFYPALSHLFISGTGKPSPKDYEIKGKVDEQFLKDLTQFILN, via the coding sequence ATGAAAAAACTTTTAACCTTATTCTTTACCGCATCTACTCTTTTATTCTTTTCTCAGGATAGAAAAGAGATCGGAGATACTTTCATTAAAGCTTTGCTTGTAGATAAAAATGCAGAAAAAGCACATTCTTATTTCGATCCTTCCGTAGCAGGACAAATTCCGGTGGATCAGCTTAAAGCTATTCCAGACCAGCTTCAGAGTCAGGTTGGAGGATTGAAAAATATCCTTGAAGTAAATAATGAAGGAAACACCTACTATTACTATTCCGAATTTGAAAAAACAAAACTTGACATTCAAATTACTTTTGGAGAGAATAATAAGCTGATGGGTTTCTTTCTGGTTCCTCATAAAACATTTGAAAAACCAGATGAGAAAACCACACTTAAAATAAAAAGTGATGGAATTGAACTGAATGGAACGCTGTTGCTTCCTCCTTCCAACAATAAAAAGAAACTGGTTATTTTCGTTCATGGCTCAGGAGCACATGACAGAGACGAAACCATTGGGGAAAATAAACCGTTTAAAGATATAGCAGAATACCTTTTAGCCAACGGAATTGCTTCTTACCGATATGATAAAAGAACCTATTCCTACCCTGAGACATTTAATGAAAAATCTACTGTAGAAGAGGAGACGGTCAATGATGCAGTAAACGCAGCTCTTTATTTTAAAAATAATGCTGATTACAAAGGATATCAGATTATCATTCTTGGGCATAGCCAAGGAGCGTATATGATGCCAAAAATTGCAGAAAAGGCTCAGGTTTCAAAATATGTTTTTATGGCCGGGAATGCGAGACCATTACAGGATTTATTAGTGGAACAGTATGATTATCTTCATGCTATAGATCCAGCTAAAGTTCCAGCTGAGGCTGTACAGGAAGTAAAAAAGCAGGTATCATTTTTAAACTCGCCTAAATTTAATGTAAGTTCACCCTCATCAGAACTTCCTTTGGGACAATCTGCACCCTATTGGAAATATTTGAAGGATTACAATCAGCTTAATGAGGTTAAAAAAGTAAAAGCTCCTATGTTTTTTGCACAAGGGGGCAGAGATTATCAGGTAACTGAGAAAGATTTCAGCCTTTGGAAAGAAACATTAAAAAATGATAAAACAGCAGTTTTTAGGTTTTATCCTGCATTAAGTCACTTATTTATTTCCGGCACCGGTAAACCATCTCCAAAAGATTATGAAATAAAAGGGAAGGTGGATGAACAGTTCTTGAAAGACCTGACACAGTTTATCCTGAATTAA
- a CDS encoding C45 family autoproteolytic acyltransferase/hydolase, producing the protein MSKSVHHLPDVKQYTLEVPKVNKINDSTFSYKQNFLTKNKQQLWELYIKGNPLQLGYNNGALTQDLMQKQEGIFFSKVEDFVPSKFKQKLLNIFLKWYNRKMYLNIREDYQAELYGLSQYSSGQYDFIAPRYLRNLYLHGAHDIGHAMQDLAMVGCTSLAVWNENTEDGDMLIGRNFDFYVGDEFAQNKLVEFVEPENGIPYMSVSWPGMIGVVSGMNKEGITVTINAGKSRIPLTAKTPISLVTREILQYAKNIEEAIAIAKKRKVFVSESILVGSAADKNAVIIEVSPENFGVYRVQNTSRVLCTNHFQSEAYKDDKRNQKQIEESHSEYRYEKLQELLQKEKKITPEKMASILRNKSGLKDKSIGYGNEKALNQLLAHHAVIFSPQKKLVWVSSNPYQLGEFVCYDLNEIFSGKQLSQSLLAKTELNIARDPFADSEAFQNYELSKMYGKEINEAADYKNTLLTDDVIPSYQAMNPDFWLVYYQSGKYYFSKKEYSKAKMEFEKALTKEITTVPDRKNVEKYLRKTLKKLK; encoded by the coding sequence GTGTCTAAATCTGTTCATCATCTTCCTGATGTAAAACAATATACTCTGGAAGTTCCGAAGGTTAATAAGATCAATGACAGTACATTCAGCTATAAACAGAATTTTCTCACCAAAAATAAACAACAGCTTTGGGAACTTTATATTAAAGGAAATCCTTTGCAGTTGGGTTATAATAACGGAGCATTAACCCAGGATCTGATGCAGAAACAAGAGGGTATCTTCTTCTCCAAAGTGGAGGATTTTGTTCCTTCGAAGTTTAAACAGAAGCTTTTAAATATCTTCCTAAAATGGTACAACCGTAAAATGTATCTGAATATAAGAGAGGATTATCAGGCCGAATTGTATGGCTTGTCACAATATTCTTCAGGTCAATATGATTTTATTGCCCCAAGATATCTGAGAAATTTATATTTACATGGTGCTCATGATATTGGGCATGCCATGCAGGATCTGGCAATGGTAGGCTGTACTTCCCTGGCAGTCTGGAATGAAAATACAGAAGACGGTGATATGTTGATCGGAAGAAATTTTGATTTCTATGTAGGAGACGAGTTTGCCCAAAATAAGCTGGTTGAATTCGTGGAACCGGAAAATGGGATTCCTTATATGTCTGTAAGCTGGCCGGGAATGATAGGTGTGGTTTCGGGGATGAATAAGGAAGGAATTACCGTGACCATTAATGCCGGAAAATCAAGAATTCCTTTAACGGCAAAGACTCCGATTTCCCTGGTTACAAGAGAGATTTTACAATATGCTAAAAATATAGAAGAAGCGATTGCCATTGCTAAAAAAAGAAAGGTATTTGTTTCAGAATCCATTCTTGTGGGAAGTGCAGCAGATAAAAATGCAGTCATTATTGAAGTTTCACCTGAGAATTTCGGAGTGTACAGAGTACAGAATACCAGCAGAGTTCTTTGCACCAATCATTTCCAGTCTGAAGCTTATAAGGATGACAAAAGAAATCAGAAGCAGATTGAAGAAAGCCATTCAGAATACCGTTATGAAAAACTTCAGGAGCTTTTGCAGAAAGAAAAGAAGATCACTCCCGAAAAGATGGCTTCTATTTTAAGAAATAAATCCGGCTTAAAGGATAAAAGTATAGGTTATGGAAATGAAAAAGCACTCAATCAGCTATTGGCTCACCATGCCGTTATATTTTCACCTCAGAAAAAACTGGTTTGGGTTTCTTCCAATCCTTATCAGCTTGGAGAATTTGTTTGTTATGACCTGAATGAGATTTTTTCCGGTAAGCAGTTATCACAAAGTCTGCTGGCGAAAACAGAATTGAATATTGCAAGAGATCCATTTGCAGATTCTGAAGCATTTCAAAACTATGAACTGTCCAAAATGTACGGGAAAGAAATTAATGAGGCTGCTGATTATAAAAACACGCTGTTGACAGATGATGTAATCCCATCCTATCAGGCTATGAACCCCGATTTTTGGCTGGTCTATTATCAATCAGGAAAGTATTATTTTAGCAAAAAAGAATATTCAAAGGCAAAAATGGAGTTTGAAAAAGCATTGACAAAAGAAATTACAACAGTTCCCGACAGAAAAAATGTTGAAAAATACCTGAGGAAAACTTTAAAGAAACTGAAATGA